The genomic region TCTGTCGCTATTCCTTGTTGGTGGCTTTTTTTTGTATCTAGATGCGCCTGTTAATCTTCAGGTTTTTTTTAAGCTTTTTCAGTCTTTTGCCTTAATTATAATTTCCTTGTTTTTGGTGGATTTTGTAAACAGGAAAAACTTTTTAACTAAGAGTAATTCATTTACCATTTTCTTTTTTGTGCTTATTTTTTGCCTCTTCCCAAAGATTTTTAATGAAATAAACCTTCTGGTGGCCAACGTTTTTATACTTCTTTCTTTCCGGAGGCTCGTTAGTATTCGATCGAACCGTGACGTGGAAATTAAAATTTTTGATGCTTCCCTTTGGGTTTTTGTCGCCACTTTCTTTTATAGCTGGTCGGTATTTTTTATCTTTTTGGTTTACGCAGGGATATTTCTTTATAAAAAGAATGACTACCGAAACTTATTGATTCCATTTGTTGCTTTGTTCACCGTGCTTTCCATAGGCTTTACCAGTTATTACCTGATAAACGATTTAAACCAGTTTTATGCCTATCTGCAGCTGCTCCCAAAATTTGAACTGGAAAAGTATGAAGATCTAAGGTATATCGTTCCGCTTGTATTTTTATGCGTAATGGGAATATGGAGCGTAGTGGCTTTTTTCCTGCGTAAACAAAGTAAGTCGTTTATAACCAGAGTACCGGGAATTCTCATAATTTTAATGCTGGGCATTGCCATATTAGTGGCTATTATTTCTGAAAGTGCAAATACTTCCGAAGTGATTTTTAGTATTTTTCCCCTCTCCGTAATCATTGCCAAATATGTAGAAAGCATCGATAAGCTTTGGCTGAAAGAAGCTTTTGTATGCTCTTTTATCGTTATGCCCTTTGTAATCTTATTTTTGTAAACGCGTTCCAAAAGCAAGGTCTCCCGCATCGCCGAGACCTGGAACAATATATCCTTTTTTATTCAGCTGAAGGTCGATATCCCCTATCCAAAGTCTTGTGTCTTTTGGCAATTCTTTTTCCAAAAACTCTATCCCGGGTTGTGCACCAATTACAGAAAGAATATGAACTTCCTTTGGCAAACCTACTTTCGACAGCGCTTCAAAAGTTGCTAAAATAGACTGCCCAGTCGCCAACATGGGATCGGCGAGAACGAGCACCTTATTGTCAAGATTTTGAGAGGCTAGATATTCCACCGTTACTTCAAATTCCTTTTCTGGCGTTTGGTAACGATAAGCGGAAATAAAAGAACAATCTGCCCAATCGAAAAAATTTAAAATCCCATCGTGGAGTGGTATCCCTGCACGTAAAATAGAGCAAACAACAAGCTCATCATCAATCAAATTTACCTCCTTCTTATCCAATGGTGTAGTTATTGCTTCCGAAGTATAATGAAGACTTTTGCTCATCTCATAAGCCAACACCTCCCCTATCCGTGCAATATTTTTTCTAAAACGCATTCGGTCATTCTGGATTTTTTCATCTCTTAATTCAGCCAAAAAATGATTTACTACAGAGTTTTGCTTGCTTATATTGTGAATTTCCATGCATTGAAAGTTTAAAAAAGTGTCTAAAATCGTTCCTTATTCATCAAATTTAAGGAATTCATCCTGCTTTAAATAAGTATATTTGCAGGAAACAGCAATTTTTCGATAGATCTGCTTCGAAATGTCGGACAGTAAATAATTTCTAGAATGAATAAAGACAACATACATATTTTTTGCATGAAGTGGGGAACCTTATACGATGCCACTTATGTAAACCGACTTTATAGTATGGTAAAGCGTAATTTATCGCTTCCCTTCACAATGGTTTGTTTTACAGATGACGACAAGGGCATAGACGATGATATAAAGTGCTTTCCGATCCCCGAGGTAAAAATAAACTCCAACCTGCCCGAGCGTATGTGGAAGAAATTAACCACCTTGAAAGAAGACCTTTACGGTTTGCAGGGTACGGCTTTGTTTTTGGATTTGGATGTGGTTATTGTAGACAATATTGATTGTTTTTTTGAAGATGACAACGCTTTTATGATTATTAAAGACTACAATAAGCAATGGCGTATCACTGGTAACTCCTCTGTTTACCGCTTCGAAATTGGAAAGCATGGATATGTGTACGATTATTTCGTGGAAAATTTTGACACGATACGAAAAGAGCACAGAAACGAGCAAGAATATTTATCATGGGCCGTGCATGAAAAAGGACTACTTAATTATTGGCCTACCGAATGGTGCCCAAGCTATAAATACGATTGCGTTTCGAGAATTCCATTTGCTTTTTGGAAAACTCCAGAAATTCCCGAGGGCGCAAAAATCATTATTTTCCACGGAGAGATCAATCCGCATAAAGCCATTAAAGGCGGTAGGGGAAAATGGTATCGCTACGTACGTCCAGCAAAATGGGTTGCCGATTACTGGAAATAACCCGCATAGCAAGCAGGCTTGGTCGAAAGAGATTTTTCTAGCTTCCAACCGTTAAGCAATACATGGAGAAATAGATTTTATGAAGCAACCAGCACACATTTTAGTCATTCGTTTTTCTGATATTGGCGATGCCGCCATTGCGGTTCCCGTGCTTCGTTGTTTGCTTCAGCAGAACAATAATGTTAGTGTTACCGTTGCAACCAAATCCTTTTTAAAGCCCGTTTTTGAAACCGTTGAAGGTATCGATGTGGTTACCGCAGATATTCGAGGTGAACATCAAGGGTTAAACGGACTTCTAAAATTTTATTCAGAAATAAAGAATTACGGTTTTACCGAAATAGCCGATTTGCACGGGTCTTTAAGAAGCACTGTCATTAAAACACTTTTTAAACTGAAGGGTGTTCCCGCAAAAACCATTGATAAAGGACGTGCCGCCAAAAGAAAGCTAGTAAATGGCAGCGTTTTCCAACCCCTGAAGACGACCATAGAGCGCTACGCAAATGTTTTTAGGGCTCTGGGCTATCAAATTGATCTTTCTAAAGATGTTTTCCCTGCTCCATCGGAATTGCCACAAAAAATCCATACTATTCTCCGCAAAGACACTAAAAAGTGGATAGGGATTGCCCCTTTTGCTTTTTTTGAAAGCAAAATGTACCCCATCGATTTAATGGAAGAAGTAATTGATTATTTATCTAAAACAGATAAGTATAAAATCATCCTTTTTGGAGGTGCAAAAGACGAAAGTGAACTCATAAGACTCTCCCACGGTCGTGAAAATGTAATTTACACCTTCAACAAAATGTCTTTTCATGAAGAATTACAGCTTATCCATCATTTAGATCTCATGATTTCCATGGATAGTGGGAATGGTCATCTTGCAGCCATGCAAGGTGTTCCGGTTATTACACTTTGGGGTGTCACACATCCTTATGCGGGTTTTTACCCTTACCGACAGGATGAAAAAAATGCCCTGCTTTCCGATCGTGAAAAGTATCCACTTATACCAACCTCCATTTATGGGAACAAGGCTCCTGAAGATTATAAAGAAGTAATGCGAACCATTTCACCTACTTCCGTCATTGATAAAATTCAAGAGGTTTTAGGCAAATGAGGTGCACAATTTTCCGTCATAAATTGGCTGGTCTTTAAGCTGTTTTAATTTCCGAAGGAAAAAGCTTCAATGCTCTTTAAATATGGCGTATCTTATACTTTTCTTAATTCCAATTAAAATTTGTAAGGAATTCCGTTAAATCATAACAAATGTCTATCCTTAGATATAATATAATAATGCGATTCGCTATGGTAAATCGTGTTTAATATCTTATTTTTGTAAACTATTTAGAAAGAAAGGTTTTATTATGATAAAAGTTTCTGAAACAGCGAAAAAGAAAATCACACAATTGATGTCGGACGATGGTTTCGATATCAGTCAAGATTTTGTACGTGTGGGTGTTAGGAGTGGTGGTTGTAGCGGATTATCATACGACTTAAAATTTGATAAAAGCAAAGCAGACGAGGATAAAATGTTTGAAGACAATGAGGTGAAAATCATTGTTGATAAAAAAAGTTTCCTTTACCTAATTGGTACAACTTTAGAATATTCAGGCGGATTAAACGGAAAAGGTTTTGTTTTTAACAATCCTAATGCACAGCGAACCTGTGGATGTGGGGAAAGTTTTTCGCTTTAAATAATCCTTTGGCGAGTCCGAGGTTTATAACGAAATAACTAACGATTTCGACCTAGTTGTCGAAAAATGACAAAACCCACCTAGTGGGAAAAATAAATTTAAAAGTTGAAAAACTAGCCCTTTAAATTTTAAAAAGCGCAAGCGCTCAACTTTTTAACTAAGAAATATGGCATATACCGAAGAAGAATTAAAAAAAGAGCTCGAAACCAAAGAGTATGAGTACGGGTTTTATACCGATATTGAATCGGATACGTTGCCTGTAGGATTGAATGAAGATATTGTTCGAGCGATTTCGAAGAAAAAGAATGAACCGGAATGGATGACGGATTGGCGTTTGGAAGCCTATCGGGCTTGGACGAAAATGGAAGAGCCAGAATGGGCAAATGTTACTTATAAAAAACCCGATTTCCAAGCAATTTCCTACTATTCTGCTCCTAAAAAGAAACCGCAATACGATAGTTTAGACGATGTTGATCCAGAATTGCTGGATACTTTTAAAAAGCTTGGGATCTCTATCGATGAGCAGAAAAAACTTGCTGGTGTGGCAGTAGATGTAGTAATGGATTCTGTTTCTGTGGCGACCACTTTTAAAAAGACGCTGGCAGAAAAGGGAATTATTTTCTGTTCCATTTCTGAAGCCATACAAGAGCACCCCGAGTTGGTTAAAAAATACTTAGGAACCGTGGTGCCAAAACAAGACAATTTCTATGCGGCTTTAAATTCTGCTGTATTTTCCGATGGTTCTTTCTGCTACATCCCAAAAGGCGTTCGTTGCCCGATGGAATTGTCTACTTACTTCCGTATCAATCAAGCTGGAACTGGACAATTTGAAAGAACATTGGTGGTTGCCGATGAAAGCAGTTATGTAAGTTACCTAGAAGGTTGTACTGCCCCCATGCGTGATGAAAATCAATTGCACGCTGCGGTAGTGGAACTTATTGCGTTAGATGGCGCTGAAATTAAATATTCTACCGTACAGAACTGGTTTCCTGGAAACAAAGAAGGAAAAGGTGGTGTTTTCAATTTTGTAACTAAAAGAGGTCTTTGCGAAAAGAATTCCAAAATTAGCTGGACGCAAGTAGAAACTGGTTCTGCAGTTACTTGGAAATATCCTTCCTGTATTTTAAAGGGAGATAATTCTGTTGGGGAGTTTTATTCCATTGCAGTGACAAACAATTATCAGCAAGCGGATACAGGAACCAAAATGATTCACCTCGGAAAAAACACCAAGAGTACCATTATTTCCAAGGGTATTTCTGCAGGGAAATCCCAAAATAGTTACCGTGGATTGGTGCAGGTGCAAGGAAGAGCAGAAAATGCTCGAAACTTCTCTCAGTGCGATTCTTTATTAATGGGGAATGAGTGCGGGGCACATACCTTCCCATATATTGAAACTAAAAATAAGACCGCGCAAATAGAGCATGAAGCTACTACCAGTAAAATTGGGGAAGATCAAATTTTCTATTGCAATCAACGTGGTATTGATACAGAAAAGGCCATCGCTTTAATCGTAAACGGTTTCAGTAAAGAAGTTTTAAATAAATTACCTATGGAATTTGCTGTGGAAGCACAGAAATTATTGGAAATTTCTTTAGAAGGTTCCGTAGGATAAGCAAAAATAGATATTGGTTTTTTGTTGAATTGAAAAGCCAAATACATCAAACCACATAAGTGGAAAGAAGATAACAGCATATAACAGAAAACAAATGTTAAAGATTGAAAATTTACACGCTAGTGTAGAAGATAAAGAGATTTTAAGGGGAATTAATCTGGAAGTAAAGCCAGGGGAAGTACATGCTATTATGGGACCCAATGGTTCTGGTAAAAGTACCCTTTCTTCGGTAATCGCCGGAAATGAAGATTTTGAAGTAACCGAAGGTTCTATAAGTTTTCTCGGTGAAAGTATTGACGATTTGGCTCCCGAGGAAAGAGCTCATAAAGGTATTTTCCTTTCTTTTCAATACCCCGTGGAAATTCCCGGAGTGTCGGTTACTAATTTTATTAAAACCGCGATTAACGAAACGCGCAGAGCTCAAGGGTTGGAAGATATGCCAGCCAATGAAATGTTGAAGAAAATTCGTGAGAAATCGGAGTTATTGGCGATCGATCGTAAATTTCTTTCCCGTTCTTTAAATCAAGGTTTCTCCGGAGGGGAGAAAAAGCGTAACGAAATTTTCCAAATGGCGATGCTAGAGCCAAAATTGGCTATTTTAGATGAAACTGATTCTGGTTTGGATATAGATGCTTTAAGAATTGTTTCCGACGGTGTAAACCGACTTAAAAGCAAAGACAATGCCGTAGTTGTTATTACGCACTACCAACGTTTATTGGAATATATTGTTCCAGATTATGTTCACGTGCTTTTAAATGGAAGAATTGTAAAATCTGGCGGTAAAGAACTAGCCCTCGAATTGGAAGAAAAGGGATACGACTGGATTAAGCAGGAAGTAGCTGTTTAACCAATTTCTAGTTTTTGGTTTCTAGTTTAAAGTTTTATGAGTACCATCAAACGTTTTGAGGATTTAGAAATTTGGCAAGAGGCCAGAGCACTTGCTAAAGAAATTTTAAAAATTATCTTCTTAACCAATCTTAAAAACGACTATAAACTAAGAGATCAAATTAAAGGTTCTTCGGGGTCTGCTATGGATAATATAGCTGAAGGCTTTGACAGGGATGGAAACATGGAATTCAGACAATTTTTATCTATTGCCAAAGGATCTGCCGGAGAAACCAGGTCTCAGCTTTACCGAGTTTTCGATTCTGGATATATTACCGAGATAGAGCTTAATGACTTGGTTACGCGTTATATAAATTTAAGTAAAAGGATTTCGGCATTTATAAATTACTTGAATAAGAAAGAATACAAAGGAATAAAATATAAGGGTTAGTTGTTTTTAAAACTGAAAACAGCAAACTTGAAACAACTCTAAAATGGAATTAAAAGATAAATTAATATCATCATTTATGGCTTTTGAAAATCGTGTGGATGTAGACCATCCAGTTCACGATATCCGTTCTGAAGCTATAAAAGTCTTTGAAGAAAAAGGTTTTCCAACCAAGAAAGATGAAGCGTGGAAATACACCTCTCTTAATGCGTTGCTAAAAACCGATTATAGCGTTTTTCCAAAGGAAGAGTCTGCGCTGGAATTTAAAGACGTTAAAAAATATTTCATTCACGATATCGATAGCTACAAAATTGTATTTATCGATGGTATTTACAGCTCTCATCTTTCGCAAACTTCACACGAAGGTTTAGATGTTTGTTTAATGAGCTCTGCCCTTACCAAGCCAAAGTATAGGCTGGTTATTGAGAACTACTTCAATAAAATAGCCCAAACGGATGATAGCCTTACGGCATTGAACACTGCTTTTTCTAGGGAAGGTGCATTTGTTAATATCCCAAAGGGAAAAGTAGTCGATAAACCGATACAAATTGTTCATTTATCCACTGGGAAAGAATCTTCGTTGATGCTTCAACCGAGATCTTTGGTTGTTGTTGGTGAGAATGCACATGTTCAAATTATAGAAAGGCATCAAAGTTTAACGGAGAATCCTGTTCTTACCAATTCCGTAACAGAAATTTTTACACATAAAAGAGCTATTGTAGATTATTATAAAATTCAGAATGATAATCAACACGCCTCTTTAATTGACAATACTTATATTTCCCAGCAGCAAAACAGTCATGCTTCAGTGCACACTTTTTCTTTTGGTGGAAAACTTACGCGTAACAACCTCCAATTTGTTCATAAAGGGGAACATATTAATTCCACATTAAAAGGAATTACAATTACGGAAGACAAGCAGCATGTAGACCACAGTACATTGGTACACCATGCCACTCCAAATTGTGAAAGTCACCAAGATTATAAAGGGATTTATGCTGATAGAAGTACTGGGGTGTTTAACGGCCGTATTATTGTGGAGAAAGAAGCACAGAAAACCAACGGTTTTCAGCAGAACAACAATATTTTAATTGATGATAAGGCTACCATCAATGCAAAACCACAGCTAGAGATATTTGCAGACGATGTAAAATGCTCTCACGGATGTACCATTGGGCAGTTGGATGAAGAAGCTTTGTTTTATTTACAAGCACGAGGGATCCCGAAAAAAGAAGCCCGTGCGCTCCTCATGTATGCCTTTGCAAATAACGTGTTGGAGAGTGTTAAAATACCCGAGCTAAAAACACGTATCAACAAATTAATTGCAATGAAATTGAATGTAAACATCGGTTTCGATTTGTAATAACTTTGAATAACAATTATAAAAATCCCCAAATAGTCAATGATTATTTGGGGATTTTTTATTATTTTTTTTGATCCTGAGCTCAGGAGACATTCAAATCTTTTAATTGCTAATCTCCTGTAGTCGGAATAAATCGTATTCTTTTTGTTTAAAGGGATAATCCCAACAGCCCATTCGGTGGTACAAATTCCCTCCAAAACCTTTTTTGTAGATATGAACCCCACGAAGTGGATGGGATTCAGTAATATTTGGAGCAGAACCAAACATATCGTATTCTGTACAGCCATGCTTTTTGGCTATTTTAATAGACTCCCACTGTAAGGCATAACTAGCCATTTTAGTATTAGGTAAAGAAGCCCCGTATAAATAGTTGGCTCTTTTATCAGACAAAACCAAAAACATAGATGCCAGAAATTCCCCCTCGCTATCGGCCATAAGCATTTTAACCGAAACCCCTTTGGAGCCGTTATCTTGGTTTTCTAAAATATTTTTGAAGAATTCTACGTTTTGCAAAGGCATATTATGGCGAATTGCCGTTTCTGTGTACAACTCATACCAATCCTGTATGCGCTCCATTCCATATTCCTGTACATTAATTCCCTTTTTATAAGCCTGTTTAATGCTGTATCTTGTATTGTAGCGCATATTGGCCAATAAAT from Galbibacter sp. BG1 harbors:
- a CDS encoding four helix bundle protein, with amino-acid sequence MSTIKRFEDLEIWQEARALAKEILKIIFLTNLKNDYKLRDQIKGSSGSAMDNIAEGFDRDGNMEFRQFLSIAKGSAGETRSQLYRVFDSGYITEIELNDLVTRYINLSKRISAFINYLNKKEYKGIKYKG
- a CDS encoding lipid II:glycine glycyltransferase FemX, producing MLCKIEQKAVENIKPTNVLPQTPYWGRLKDEQGFTPKGFEITVSKELLGYNSEASMPVQDDLLVLVKYLNDSFCYAYVPYGPKLEPAFENQGWFLEELSEKIKAHLPSNCIFIRYDLMWENQWAAEDEYFDEKGNWNGPPEGNIQEMRVNYKTSNFNLRKSASDILPKNTFFLNLTLDEKDLLANMRYNTRYSIKQAYKKGINVQEYGMERIQDWYELYTETAIRHNMPLQNVEFFKNILENQDNGSKGVSVKMLMADSEGEFLASMFLVLSDKRANYLYGASLPNTKMASYALQWESIKIAKKHGCTEYDMFGSAPNITESHPLRGVHIYKKGFGGNLYHRMGCWDYPFKQKEYDLFRLQEISN
- the sufB gene encoding Fe-S cluster assembly protein SufB; translation: MAYTEEELKKELETKEYEYGFYTDIESDTLPVGLNEDIVRAISKKKNEPEWMTDWRLEAYRAWTKMEEPEWANVTYKKPDFQAISYYSAPKKKPQYDSLDDVDPELLDTFKKLGISIDEQKKLAGVAVDVVMDSVSVATTFKKTLAEKGIIFCSISEAIQEHPELVKKYLGTVVPKQDNFYAALNSAVFSDGSFCYIPKGVRCPMELSTYFRINQAGTGQFERTLVVADESSYVSYLEGCTAPMRDENQLHAAVVELIALDGAEIKYSTVQNWFPGNKEGKGGVFNFVTKRGLCEKNSKISWTQVETGSAVTWKYPSCILKGDNSVGEFYSIAVTNNYQQADTGTKMIHLGKNTKSTIISKGISAGKSQNSYRGLVQVQGRAENARNFSQCDSLLMGNECGAHTFPYIETKNKTAQIEHEATTSKIGEDQIFYCNQRGIDTEKAIALIVNGFSKEVLNKLPMEFAVEAQKLLEISLEGSVG
- the upp gene encoding uracil phosphoribosyltransferase is translated as MEIHNISKQNSVVNHFLAELRDEKIQNDRMRFRKNIARIGEVLAYEMSKSLHYTSEAITTPLDKKEVNLIDDELVVCSILRAGIPLHDGILNFFDWADCSFISAYRYQTPEKEFEVTVEYLASQNLDNKVLVLADPMLATGQSILATFEALSKVGLPKEVHILSVIGAQPGIEFLEKELPKDTRLWIGDIDLQLNKKGYIVPGLGDAGDLAFGTRLQK
- the sufD gene encoding Fe-S cluster assembly protein SufD codes for the protein MELKDKLISSFMAFENRVDVDHPVHDIRSEAIKVFEEKGFPTKKDEAWKYTSLNALLKTDYSVFPKEESALEFKDVKKYFIHDIDSYKIVFIDGIYSSHLSQTSHEGLDVCLMSSALTKPKYRLVIENYFNKIAQTDDSLTALNTAFSREGAFVNIPKGKVVDKPIQIVHLSTGKESSLMLQPRSLVVVGENAHVQIIERHQSLTENPVLTNSVTEIFTHKRAIVDYYKIQNDNQHASLIDNTYISQQQNSHASVHTFSFGGKLTRNNLQFVHKGEHINSTLKGITITEDKQHVDHSTLVHHATPNCESHQDYKGIYADRSTGVFNGRIIVEKEAQKTNGFQQNNNILIDDKATINAKPQLEIFADDVKCSHGCTIGQLDEEALFYLQARGIPKKEARALLMYAFANNVLESVKIPELKTRINKLIAMKLNVNIGFDL
- the sufC gene encoding Fe-S cluster assembly ATPase SufC, which codes for MLKIENLHASVEDKEILRGINLEVKPGEVHAIMGPNGSGKSTLSSVIAGNEDFEVTEGSISFLGESIDDLAPEERAHKGIFLSFQYPVEIPGVSVTNFIKTAINETRRAQGLEDMPANEMLKKIREKSELLAIDRKFLSRSLNQGFSGGEKKRNEIFQMAMLEPKLAILDETDSGLDIDALRIVSDGVNRLKSKDNAVVVITHYQRLLEYIVPDYVHVLLNGRIVKSGGKELALELEEKGYDWIKQEVAV
- a CDS encoding glycosyltransferase family 9 protein — its product is MKQPAHILVIRFSDIGDAAIAVPVLRCLLQQNNNVSVTVATKSFLKPVFETVEGIDVVTADIRGEHQGLNGLLKFYSEIKNYGFTEIADLHGSLRSTVIKTLFKLKGVPAKTIDKGRAAKRKLVNGSVFQPLKTTIERYANVFRALGYQIDLSKDVFPAPSELPQKIHTILRKDTKKWIGIAPFAFFESKMYPIDLMEEVIDYLSKTDKYKIILFGGAKDESELIRLSHGRENVIYTFNKMSFHEELQLIHHLDLMISMDSGNGHLAAMQGVPVITLWGVTHPYAGFYPYRQDEKNALLSDREKYPLIPTSIYGNKAPEDYKEVMRTISPTSVIDKIQEVLGK
- a CDS encoding glycosyltransferase, with amino-acid sequence MNKDNIHIFCMKWGTLYDATYVNRLYSMVKRNLSLPFTMVCFTDDDKGIDDDIKCFPIPEVKINSNLPERMWKKLTTLKEDLYGLQGTALFLDLDVVIVDNIDCFFEDDNAFMIIKDYNKQWRITGNSSVYRFEIGKHGYVYDYFVENFDTIRKEHRNEQEYLSWAVHEKGLLNYWPTEWCPSYKYDCVSRIPFAFWKTPEIPEGAKIIIFHGEINPHKAIKGGRGKWYRYVRPAKWVADYWK
- a CDS encoding DUF6427 family protein, with product MISSIFDRTNPINFIILAVFLSLFLVGGFFLYLDAPVNLQVFFKLFQSFALIIISLFLVDFVNRKNFLTKSNSFTIFFFVLIFCLFPKIFNEINLLVANVFILLSFRRLVSIRSNRDVEIKIFDASLWVFVATFFYSWSVFFIFLVYAGIFLYKKNDYRNLLIPFVALFTVLSIGFTSYYLINDLNQFYAYLQLLPKFELEKYEDLRYIVPLVFLCVMGIWSVVAFFLRKQSKSFITRVPGILIILMLGIAILVAIISESANTSEVIFSIFPLSVIIAKYVESIDKLWLKEAFVCSFIVMPFVILFL
- a CDS encoding HesB/IscA family protein is translated as MIKVSETAKKKITQLMSDDGFDISQDFVRVGVRSGGCSGLSYDLKFDKSKADEDKMFEDNEVKIIVDKKSFLYLIGTTLEYSGGLNGKGFVFNNPNAQRTCGCGESFSL